Genomic window (Gammaproteobacteria bacterium):
GCCGAGACTGGAGACCTGCAGCTGCAGCGGCCCGTCCACATCCACCGCCGGCGGCGGCACATGCTCGACGATGGCCTCGAACAGCGCCGTCATGTCCCCGGTCCGCACATCGGCCCTGCGGCCGGCGTAGCCGTTGAGCGCCGAGGCGTAGATCACCGGGAAATCCAGCTGCTGGTCCGTGGCGCCGAGGCGGTCGAACAGGTCGAAGGTCTGGTCCAGAACCCAGTCGGGCCGGGCGCCGTCGCGGTCCACCTTGTTGATGACGACGATGGGCGTGAAGCCGCGGGCGAAGGCCTTCTGGGTGACGAAACGGGTCTGCGGCATGGGCCCGTCGACGGCATCCACCAGCAGCAGCACGCTGTCCACCATGGACAGCACGCGCTCGACCTCGCCGCCGAAATCGGCGTGGCCCGGGGTGTCGACGATGTTGATGCGCCAGTCGCGCCAGCGGATGGCGGTGTTCTTGGCGAGGATGGTGATGCCGCGCTCGCGCTCCAGGTCATTGGAGTCCATGGCGCGCTCGGGCAGCACGAAGCGCTCGTCCAGCGTGCTCGACTGCTTGAGCAGCTGGTCCACGAGGGTGGTCTTGCCATGATCGACATGGGCGATGATGGCGATGTTGCGCAGGCGGCTGGCAGCAGACATGTCACGGGTGCCGGGGCGGAGGAAGCGCGGCATTATAAGGGCCGCCTGCGGCCACCGCCCGGGAAATCCGCGGCCCCGGCCGCCGGGCGGGTCGGCCCGCTGGCTATAATGCCGCCACCATGAGCCACGACCTGGTCTGCTGGCACTGCGGGGCCTCGCTGGCGGCGCTGTCGCTGCCGCTGCGCCGCCTCGAGGAATGTCCGGCCTGCCACGCCCAGCTGCACGTCTGCCGCATGTGCCGTTCCTGGGACCCGCGTATCCAGCGCAAGTGCCGCGAGGAGGACGCCGAAGAGGTACGAAACAAGGAACAGGCGAATTTCTGCGACTATTTCCGGCCGCGCCCGGGCGCCTGGGATGCCGCCGGTTCAGCCGCCGAGGCGGCTGCCCGCGACCAGCTTGCCGCGTTGTTCGGCCGGCCCGGGGGAGGGAAGCCCGGGTGAATCCACTGGAGGGCTCCATGAAGCGCATCATTGCCACCCTGACGCTGGTCGTGCTGGTGTTGCAGGGCACGGCCTGCGGCCTGCTGATCTACCCGGAACGCAAGGGCCAGAAGTCGGGACAGATCGATCCGGGCGTGGCCATCCTCGACGCCGCCGGACTGATCGTTTTCCTCGTGCCCGGGCTGGTCGCTTTCGGCGTGGATTTCGTGACCGGCTGCATCTACCTGCCCGGCGGGGCGAAGCGTGCGGACGGGGCCGCGCCGGCCACCATCGTGCTGCGCCCGGATGAGTTCGATGCCGCCGGTATCAGCCGGGCGGTCAGCGTGGCGACAGGCCAGGCCGTGGATCTCGCGGACCCCCGGGTGGAAGCGATCGCCGTCGCCGACCCCGCGGCCCTGCAGCGGACGCTGGCGGCCATCTACTGACGGCACGACGCTTCCCGGCCCGGCACGGGTCGAGCGCTCTTTACTAAACAAGGACTTGGCCTGGTTTCGATTGCCGGGGCCGTCGCCCGGTGCTAGGCTACGCGCTTCCTTCCGGTGGCCGCCCTCCAGGCAGTCCGTCACCCAGGCACCGCAGCCAGGCCTGCCGGCCGGCGTACCGAGGCATTGTCCATGGCCAGTGAACGAGCAAAAAAGAACAACACCAAGGCCGTCGAGAAGCAGGATGGCAAGGCCACCGCGCAGCCCGAGCCATTCAGGCTGGTATCCATCGAGCGGACCGAGCCGCCTGCCGGTGCGGCCGGCAAGAACTGGCATCGCTACACCATCCGCCAGGGCGCCAACGCCATCAACGGCTACCTGCAGGGCACCTCCACGGCGGTCAAGCACGCTGCCGAGCAGATCGTCAACCAGCTCAACGAGCGCCGCGCCGGCCGCTGGGGCTACCGCACGACGCGTGCCGCGGCGCCGGCCCAGGGCTGATTGCGCGAACTGCGTCCCGCGCCGCGCTCGGCGCGTCATCGCTGTGAGTGCGATCACAGCCGGCGCTTGCTGACCCCACTATCTTCTGTTCCGGGTTCCGGGGCTGCGCCCCGGGCCTGCGCGGCGGCAGGGAGGCTGCCGCGCCCCCTCTTCAGCCACCGCCCCCGGGTTCCCCAGCGGCATGCTCAGCGGTCTTCGCGGCCCCCGAGCTGAAGGCGCCGTGGCGCAGGGCAAAGGCGCCAAACCTCAACAGGTCCAGTGCGGCATCCACGCTGCTGGTACGCGTGCCACCGTCCAGCCAGGCCTCGCGGCAGGGCCGCAAGCGATGCCGGAAATCCTCGAACAGGTAGAGCTCCCGGTTCAGCGGGTCATGCCGGACGCTCTCGTAGCGGGCCACCTTGCGTTCGCGCGCGGCCCGGTCCTCCCACAGCAGGCAATAGTGCAGCAGATGTGCATGCTTCAGCCGCAGCACCGGATCGCGGTGCTGGCGCGGGATCCATTCGTGCACGGGGCGTGATTCGTCGTAGCGGGCGCCGGGGCGATTGCGGATCAGGCGTGTCTGGCGGTCCGGATAGTGCCGCGGGGAGTCCACGTAGAGCGCCGGATTTTCGCTGGCGAGCCAGTAGCGGGGCATGCTGATGCTGCCGAAGCCCGAAGCCAGGAGCCGCGGCAGGAGCCGCAGCAGCAGCGGCCCGGCGAGTTCGTCCGTGTCGAGGAACAGCACCCAGTCGGAGCGCAGGTTCTCCATGACGACATTGCGCTGGCGGGCGAAGTTGCCGTCGAATCGCCGGCTGATGAAGCGCGCCTTGGGAAAGGCCTCGACGACGCGCCTCGAGTCATCGGTCGAGCCGCCGTCGACGTAGAGGATCTCGTCGGCGAACCGGCTGGCGTGGCGCAGCAGCGGTGGCAGCCGGGCCGCCTGGTCCTGGCCGATGATGCCGACGGCGAGTGTGGCGCCCCTGGCCGCCATGAGAGCTCCCCTGGTGTGCCGGCGCCGGGCCGCACGGCGGCCGTGACGCTAACACCGCCGGCCGTCGCCGGTCCAGCGCCCGACGGCCGGTGCGGGCTATTCGAGCGCGTGCCGGAGTGCGTCGTCGACGGTCTCCAGCCAGATGAAGTCCAGCTGTGCGCGGGCGCTCTCCGGGATCTCCTCGAGGTCCTTGCGGTTGCGGGCCGGCAGCAGCACGGTGTGGATGCCGGCACGCAGGGCAGCGAGCGACTTCTCCTTGATGCCGCCCACCGGCAGCACCAGCCCGCGGAGGCTGATCTCTCCGGTCATGGCGACGTCGCTGCGCACCTTGCGGTCCGTCAGCAGCGAGGCCACGGCGGTGAACAGCGCCACGCCCGCGCTCGGGCCGTCCTTGGGGATCGCACCCGCTGGCACATGGATGTGCAGGTCATGCTCGTCGAAGCGGTAGTCGCCGAGGTCGAGGCTGTCGGCCCGCGCCTTCACCAGGGTCACCGCGGCCTGGGCGCTTTCCTTCATGACATCGCCGAGCTGGCCGGTGAGGATCAGTCCGCCCTTGCCACGCACGGCCGTGGCCTCGACGAACAGGATGTCGCCGCCGACCGGTGTCCAGGCCAGGCCGGTGGCGACGCCAGCGGTGGCGGTGCGCAGGGCCACTTCCGGCTCGAAGCGCGGGGCACCCAGCACCTCGGCCACGTTGCCGGCACCGACGTGCACCGCCTCGGCCTTGCCCTCGGTGATGCGTACCGCGGCATTGCGCAGCACGGCGCCAATCTCGCGCTCCAGGTTGCGTACCCCCGCCTCGCGCGTGTAGCGGCCGATGATGAGCTGCAGCGCCGCGTCGTCGACCTGCGCCTGCGCGTCGCTGAGGCCGTTGGCCGACAGCTGG
Coding sequences:
- a CDS encoding glycosyltransferase, which gives rise to MAARGATLAVGIIGQDQAARLPPLLRHASRFADEILYVDGGSTDDSRRVVEAFPKARFISRRFDGNFARQRNVVMENLRSDWVLFLDTDELAGPLLLRLLPRLLASGFGSISMPRYWLASENPALYVDSPRHYPDRQTRLIRNRPGARYDESRPVHEWIPRQHRDPVLRLKHAHLLHYCLLWEDRAARERKVARYESVRHDPLNRELYLFEDFRHRLRPCREAWLDGGTRTSSVDAALDLLRFGAFALRHGAFSSGAAKTAEHAAGEPGGGG